Genomic window (Pararge aegeria chromosome 22, ilParAegt1.1, whole genome shotgun sequence):
ACGCGCAGCCCATCGCCATCGAGGACGCGGAAGAGGATGCGGAACACGGCTTCGATgccgacgacgacgacgatggcgacgacgacgacgaagCTGGCGTCGAACACGCGCACGAGGCCGGCGGCGGCGCCCGCTATGGCGAAGAACACCGCGCCGCGCACGGCGAGAAGGGCCACAAGGGCTACGCCTCACGCGCGCACCACGCCAAGGGCTCCGCCGGCGAGCACGCTGACCAGCACCACGAGGGGTATTACCACGAGAATAAGGGGGAGAAAGGCGCCCACCATGACGAAGCGGACGCCCACGGCGCGCACCACCAGGCCGGGAAGAGCTACAAAGGCGGCGACCACGGCCACAAGCAGCACTTCAGCAAGGGCGAGGACGTGACCGGCTaccacaaggtgttcagcaagGATGAGTTCAAGAAGGACCACGACTTCTACGACGAGGCCGCCAAGGACGGCCACTTCCAGAAGCACGGCTACCACAAGGCTCACCACGGCGCGGAGAAGGGCGCGCACACGAAGGGCGGCCACAGCGGCGCGGGTTTCGCGCGGGGCGCCCACGGCGACGCCGGCTTCCGCACCGCGGGACGCGTGGACGAGGCGGACGAAGACCACTCCGCAGAGGAGGGCGCCGACGCCCACTACCGGCGGCACGAGGACTACGGCGAGAAGGGCGCCCGCGATCACGCCCGCGAGTACGCGTTCGCGGAGGGCGACGATGGCGACGACGAGGAGTGAGCTGCCCCAAGGGTCGAGCCGATGACATCGATCCATCGTGATGTGTTCGGTTGCGAGCCCCGCGCCGGCTGCTGtacgttttaatttattatcctATGATACTCTTGGTTATTTTGTTATGTTTGATATGCTGCGACGAggctgtaaatatttttatatttcgtaaatgtaaataaaaacctacatacatataactggcatttttaatatcataattttagttttttttaagctgCCTTccatatttgaataattttatttctgattaacgagttttaaaaagtattattacacAGGGTTTTTTTACCTACTGTAAGTAGATACACATAAAGAggggaaaaaataattatatttgtgttCGTTAGAACCTATCTTGTGGTGGGTCCGCTTCGGTGGATGCACTTCCACCCTTCAGATCTTTTGTAGGTACTCACCGCCTTCTTAAATCCTGCTCACCCTAAATAGCTTAGAATAGTACCCTATTCTAacgaaaatatgaaaaaataccAAATGTTTATAACAACTGACATAGGAAGCAGATTTGCAGCTCCTGCTGCCAAATATAGGAATAGGACTTCAAATCGTTTTGGAGACTTTAAATCTTAGTCGATTCCGttatttaaacacttttaaGATTTGcgataatccctactaatattgtaaatgtgaatgtaagtttgtttgttacgctttcacgcaaaaactactgaacatcatgaaactatgtacacatattcctgaaggtattagaaataattagaatgttttctatcccgaaattaagctcaatcCTTTTGGGAGAGGAGACGACATAACGGCGTCAAATGATggccgatttaaataattacttacttacttttttatataagaatacacaacttgaaaatttcagtagaattacacctaaattgaatgccacatgtctttcgaaaaacaaaaacaaacgcagacgaagtcgcgggcaacagctagtagtaaaaatttaaaaaattttaactgTCATTGAAAGGTGGCCTATTCTTCGAGAACCCGTTCCAATTTAGGGTTTGATCTCGGTTGgcaaatagttttaagttttagagTTTAAGTTTCCTTGAAAACATTGTCTACATTTATATGATAGTACttgattaatataatacacaatcTTTCGCACTCTCTCATGTTATCTGTCCTGAAGGGTAATCTTTTCCCACACTTCCATCGACTCTCCCAGCATGGGAGaacgggtggaaataatatccaaataattttcCTCGTCCCTTTTGCGGTGATTTGGCAGGACACGTgcattttatcccttgtcagtggatataatcgggtgaTAACAATGTTGTCTCCCGCcgatgctagccgtgctgcctTTGCTAACAGAGCTGCTGTACctattaatgatattatgtaGGCGAAAGGCATATCATTCCGTAGAGCCTTTATgagcagtgccggattaaccaggtagcaagagtagcaattgctacggacCCCGCGTTAAAGAGGGTCCCGTATATTTAATACaactcatctctgcctgacttactgactgacacacacacacacgcccaCGCACATcgacatcgcctatagtaataaatagtaattacccacaaaattgtaacctataaaTAGGAAATAcctacgtattgtatttaagatacgtataaagtattgaattgtatttttaccactgtatacttaagaacccatagcagatcatgtcctcttttaaagaattagctacgggccccgcgcttgctttaTCAGGCACTGCTTATGAGAAGGGTAGGTTATTTTAATGTAGGGGTATCTACCACAGATTTAAGATTACCGTTTGGCATCACAGAAAAACAATAGTGTTAAGCTTTTCTGTGTGTACGGTCATTTTACGGTACGGTTACGGTACAGTTAcggttagtaaaataatatgaaattaattaGACACAACCCTGAATATTTTGGAAATCGATTTACTTTTAATCAATCGAGCAGGCGTAGTTTAATTAAGTATGCCTACAATCGATTAAACAGTAATAGTTTTAATTGGCATACAATAAAATGAGATGTTTGCGCGTAAATCATGATACTTACTTTAAAaatcatacatatataacaaaatGTGTTGAATGATAAACTAATAAGGAGTTTagtaataggtaaataaataacaaattaacatcTCAAAATATGATCACTGAATTTTTCACTACAAAGCCTTACTTAAGCAGTAACATAGATTACGTAGGTACAACTTTTGATAAGTCTCCATACAATCTCTCtgtggtttaagatctttatttctcaaaataattacaaaaaattcgcttagttgagaaaacattaaacttaaaaataaaacagtgagcgtacactatagaaggtacatataaatctGTAATGCATAACTTAATGCAGCTAAAAGAACATGTTCGTACAATCGGGTATATTCACAAATATTACCGAgcaacgttgcagtttcgatctactttttcaaaggtccatattataatgacacacgtttgaaacaagagatgacacattgctttttttttatattatcgaaactgcaacgtttcctactagatgtcGCTACAGTTGcaataagactgatgtgaaaggcatatactaatttcggcatcgacggtaggagagccgtagcttaattggtgaaagcgctcaggccgtgattgcctgagagtcgcaggttcaaatcctgtcggtttcgaaaatttttatatgtattattattattattattgtatgtatttgtattctgattaaatttttatttttgctgctGTGCCCCATAACTCAATTAAGTAATCGATATTTGGTTTAACAAGAGAGTTATATACAGTGAAGACAACGAAGGTTTAACTTTCTAccgctattctacacaatatatcCAGAACTACCACGCGACGTCGTCGCCTCGCTCGCCTACGCCATTACTACGTTGTTTGGTTCCAATAGGTCTTAGAGTGATGTTAAATACTTAACTACTTAATAATCTCTCTCAATAATTGGGTTATCATATGCAAAAATAGCGCgttttaaaaaaaccaactcttcagctttattattagtacagATAGTTGAAATAGCATATTGATTcagttttcttaatttttttttaatgctactTTTTAACTGAAGTAACTGAtgtagtaaatttaaaagttatagtATTTAAGTGCAGCgggtacatttaattaaaaagaatgaACATGATTTCGTGGTAGAGCGCTGATAGCCTAGCGGGTAAAGCTTTTAACGGTTAAGAGAAATAGCGGGGAAACGagcgcctgagagttctccataatgctcttcGAGAGCGTGTGCAGTCTACAATCCGCAATTGGTCGTTGTGGTGGGCTACGGCTCCCTCACGGgtccctcagaatgagaagggtttacttctcattctgagggacCCGTGAGC
Coding sequences:
- the LOC120633564 gene encoding histidine-rich glycoprotein-like, giving the protein MRTATILLCAVACAAGVRVGFAPPASSYVYRSDNGGPPSLLQLGPAFAAPPVPLPYVNAQPIAIEDAEEDAEHGFDADDDDDGDDDDEAGVEHAHEAGGGARYGEEHRAAHGEKGHKGYASRAHHAKGSAGEHADQHHEGYYHENKGEKGAHHDEADAHGAHHQAGKSYKGGDHGHKQHFSKGEDVTGYHKVFSKDEFKKDHDFYDEAAKDGHFQKHGYHKAHHGAEKGAHTKGGHSGAGFARGAHGDAGFRTAGRVDEADEDHSAEEGADAHYRRHEDYGEKGARDHAREYAFAEGDDGDDEE